A genomic segment from Ramlibacter agri encodes:
- a CDS encoding alpha/beta fold hydrolase, which translates to MTTRATRRRQGRGPVLLAASVTLGVLALLASVVAGWLLYTGARLAWTETQERKQAAPPGGRWLAAHDTEIHVHEWGPPDAPPLLLVHGTGAWTGTWVSNVDSLKNAGYRVVAIDLPPFGYSLPPASGDYSRQAQARRILAVAAQLGPQPVTLVGHSFGGGPAAEAAMLEPGRFVHVVLVDAAIGLQPADAAPCESGGAVAAVAGWRGLRTLLVGAVGTEPAFSAHWLRQFVARQEVVTPERTGIYQQPFATRGFSAGLGDWAYQFGTGCEQAASSRAPGWRRLALPVSLLWGEQDSITPLAQARQLKSLLPRARLTVLPGVGHIPQIEDVPRFNAALLQVLANQP; encoded by the coding sequence TTGACTACTAGGGCGACGCGCCGGCGCCAGGGCCGCGGGCCCGTGCTGCTGGCGGCGTCCGTGACGCTCGGCGTGCTGGCGCTGCTGGCCAGCGTTGTCGCGGGCTGGCTGCTGTACACGGGCGCGCGACTCGCGTGGACGGAGACGCAGGAGCGCAAGCAGGCCGCGCCGCCCGGCGGCCGCTGGCTGGCCGCGCACGACACCGAGATCCACGTGCATGAATGGGGCCCGCCGGACGCCCCGCCGCTGCTGCTGGTGCACGGCACCGGCGCCTGGACCGGCACCTGGGTGAGCAACGTCGACAGCCTGAAAAACGCCGGCTACCGCGTCGTCGCCATCGACCTGCCGCCCTTCGGCTACAGCCTGCCGCCGGCGAGCGGCGACTACAGCCGCCAGGCGCAGGCGCGGCGCATCCTGGCGGTCGCCGCGCAACTGGGCCCGCAACCCGTCACCCTGGTGGGCCACTCCTTCGGCGGCGGCCCCGCGGCCGAAGCCGCGATGCTGGAGCCCGGCCGCTTCGTCCACGTGGTGCTGGTCGATGCGGCGATCGGCCTGCAGCCCGCGGATGCCGCGCCCTGCGAGAGCGGCGGCGCGGTGGCGGCCGTGGCCGGCTGGCGCGGGCTGCGCACCTTGCTGGTGGGCGCCGTGGGCACCGAGCCGGCTTTCAGCGCGCACTGGCTGCGGCAGTTCGTCGCGCGCCAGGAGGTGGTGACCCCCGAGCGCACGGGGATCTACCAGCAGCCCTTCGCGACCCGCGGCTTCAGCGCCGGGCTGGGCGACTGGGCCTACCAGTTCGGCACCGGCTGCGAGCAGGCGGCCAGCAGCCGCGCGCCGGGCTGGCGCCGGCTGGCCTTGCCGGTGTCGCTGCTGTGGGGCGAGCAGGACAGCATCACGCCGCTGGCACAGGCGCGCCAGCTGAAGTCGCTGCTGCCGCGCGCGCGGCTGACCGTGCTGCCCGGCGTCGGCCACATCCCGCAGATCGAGGACGTGCCGCGCTTCAATGCCGCGCTGCTGCAGGTCTTGGCCAACCAGCCTTGA
- the queA gene encoding tRNA preQ1(34) S-adenosylmethionine ribosyltransferase-isomerase QueA: MRQFTLGDFDFALPPELIAQHPATERSGSRLLDGTGPAAVDRVFREFPTQLQAGDLLVFNDTQVIKARLFGEKPTGGKLELLVERVLPGHEVVAHMKVSKKPPVGTVLRMDGGFTATLLGRWPQEDGPLFRLGFSEEPHALMQRHGHVPLPPYITHTDTAEDAERYQTVFARNPGAVAAPTAALHFDQQVLAELEARGVQRASVTLHVGAGTFQPVKVENIADHHMHSEWYEVPAATQQAIAELRQRGGRLVAVGTTTVRTLESWAQSGQASGDTEIFITPGFRFRQVDMLLTNFHLPKSTLLMLVSAFAGYEHMMALYRHAVDNGYRFFSYGDAMLLARR, translated from the coding sequence ATGCGCCAATTCACCCTGGGCGATTTCGATTTCGCCCTGCCTCCCGAACTCATTGCCCAACACCCCGCCACCGAGCGCAGCGGCTCGCGCCTGCTCGATGGCACCGGCCCCGCCGCCGTGGACCGGGTCTTCCGCGAATTCCCGACGCAATTGCAAGCCGGCGACCTGCTGGTGTTCAACGACACCCAGGTGATCAAGGCCCGCCTGTTCGGCGAGAAGCCCACCGGCGGCAAGCTGGAACTGCTGGTCGAACGCGTGCTGCCCGGCCACGAGGTGGTCGCCCACATGAAGGTCAGCAAGAAGCCCCCCGTGGGCACTGTGCTGCGCATGGACGGCGGCTTCACGGCGACCTTGCTCGGTCGCTGGCCACAGGAAGACGGCCCGCTGTTCCGCCTGGGCTTCAGCGAAGAGCCGCACGCGCTGATGCAGCGCCACGGCCACGTGCCGCTGCCGCCCTACATCACGCACACGGACACGGCGGAAGACGCCGAGCGTTACCAGACCGTGTTCGCCCGCAACCCGGGCGCCGTCGCCGCGCCGACCGCTGCCCTGCACTTCGACCAGCAGGTGCTGGCCGAACTGGAAGCGCGCGGCGTGCAGCGCGCCAGCGTCACCCTGCACGTGGGCGCCGGCACTTTCCAGCCGGTGAAGGTCGAGAACATCGCGGACCACCACATGCACAGCGAGTGGTACGAAGTGCCGGCAGCGACGCAGCAGGCGATCGCCGAACTGCGCCAGCGCGGCGGCCGGCTGGTGGCGGTGGGCACGACGACCGTCCGCACCCTGGAGTCCTGGGCGCAGAGCGGCCAGGCGAGCGGCGACACCGAGATCTTCATCACGCCCGGCTTCCGCTTCCGCCAGGTCGACATGCTGCTCACCAACTTCCACCTGCCGAAGTCGACGCTGCTGATGCTGGTGAGCGCCTTCGCCGGCTATGAACACATGATGGCGCTGTACCGCCACGCAGTGGACAACGGCTACCGCTTCTTCAGCTATGGCGACGCCATGCTGCTCGCGCGGCGATGA
- the tgt gene encoding tRNA guanosine(34) transglycosylase Tgt — protein sequence MLRFEVLATEGHARRGTLTLNHGVVQTPIFMPVGTYGTVKGVTPRSLEEMNAQIILGNTFHLWMRPGLDVLKQFGGLHRFEQWNKPILTDSGGFQVWSLGEMRKISEEGVKFASPVNGDKLFLTPETSMQIQTVLNSDIVMQFDECTPYDTKGHVTTEAEARVSMELSRRWAVRCQEEFARLANPNALFGIVQGGMFEHLRQESLEALVEMDFPGYAVGGVSVGEPKEDMLRIMAHTPHRLPANKPRYLMGVGTPEDLVAGVAQGVDMFDCVMPTRNARNGHLFTRFGDLKLRNARHRSDERPLDESCSCYACKGYTRPDGTVSGGFSRAYLHHLERCGEMLAPMLATIHNLHYYLNLMQEVRDALEQQRFAAFAAQFKQDRARGV from the coding sequence ATGCTCCGTTTTGAAGTCCTCGCCACCGAAGGCCACGCGCGCCGCGGCACGCTGACCCTGAACCACGGCGTCGTGCAGACGCCGATCTTCATGCCCGTGGGCACCTACGGCACCGTGAAGGGCGTCACGCCGCGCTCGCTGGAGGAGATGAACGCCCAGATCATCCTGGGCAACACCTTCCACCTGTGGATGCGCCCGGGCCTGGACGTGCTGAAGCAGTTCGGCGGCTTGCACCGCTTCGAACAATGGAACAAACCGATCCTCACGGATTCGGGCGGCTTCCAGGTGTGGAGCCTGGGCGAGATGCGCAAGATCAGCGAAGAGGGCGTCAAGTTCGCCTCGCCGGTCAACGGCGACAAGCTGTTCCTGACGCCCGAGACCTCGATGCAGATCCAGACGGTGCTCAACTCGGACATCGTCATGCAGTTCGACGAGTGCACGCCTTACGACACCAAGGGCCACGTCACGACCGAAGCCGAGGCCCGCGTCTCGATGGAGCTGTCGCGCCGCTGGGCCGTGCGCTGCCAGGAAGAATTCGCGCGCCTCGCGAACCCGAACGCGCTGTTCGGCATCGTGCAGGGCGGCATGTTCGAGCACCTGCGCCAGGAGTCGCTGGAAGCGCTGGTGGAGATGGACTTCCCCGGCTACGCGGTCGGCGGCGTCAGTGTCGGCGAGCCCAAGGAAGACATGCTGCGCATCATGGCGCACACGCCGCATCGCCTGCCGGCAAACAAGCCGCGCTACCTGATGGGCGTGGGCACGCCGGAAGACCTGGTGGCCGGCGTGGCGCAGGGCGTGGACATGTTCGACTGCGTGATGCCCACCCGCAATGCGCGCAACGGCCATCTCTTCACGCGCTTCGGCGACCTGAAGCTGCGCAACGCGCGCCACCGCAGCGACGAGCGCCCGCTGGACGAAAGCTGCAGCTGCTACGCCTGCAAGGGCTACACGCGGCCGGACGGCACCGTGAGCGGCGGCTTCTCGCGCGCCTACCTGCACCACCTGGAGCGCTGCGGCGAGATGCTGGCGCCGATGCTCGCCACCATCCACAACCTGCACTACTACCTGAACCTGATGCAGGAAGTGCGCGACGCGCTGGAGCAGCAGCGCTTCGCGGCCTTCGCGGCGCAGTTCAAGCAGGACCGCGCGCGGGGCGTCTAG
- a CDS encoding Dyp-type peroxidase yields MRTDSAPAPATLYQPGILEPVPPVARYVTFALADASGGPAAVKEALARLAPLVNGSDVVVGIGPSLVNALGAQVPNLHEFPDLSGHGVKVPSTPGTLWCWLRGSDLGDLLHITRKVQKALAPAFVVRHVTDAFRHAWSEGGHGRDLTGFEDGTENPEGEKAEEAAFAHGLGDGLDGSSYVAVQQWLHDLDAFEALEDQQRDFHFGRRLSDNEELEDAPETAHVKRTAQESFDPEAFVLRRSMPWMMSMQAGLMFVAFGKSFYAFEAQMKRMAGQDDGITDALFKISKPVNGSYFWCPPMRDGHLDLRRLGLGTA; encoded by the coding sequence ATGAGAACCGATTCCGCCCCCGCACCGGCCACGCTGTACCAGCCGGGCATCCTCGAGCCCGTGCCGCCCGTGGCCCGCTACGTCACCTTCGCGCTGGCCGACGCCAGTGGCGGCCCGGCCGCCGTCAAGGAGGCGCTGGCGCGCCTGGCCCCGCTCGTGAACGGCAGCGACGTCGTGGTCGGCATCGGCCCGTCGCTGGTGAACGCGCTGGGTGCGCAGGTCCCCAACCTGCACGAATTCCCCGACCTGTCCGGCCACGGCGTCAAGGTGCCGTCCACGCCCGGCACGCTGTGGTGCTGGCTGCGCGGCTCCGACCTGGGCGACCTGCTGCACATCACGCGCAAGGTGCAGAAGGCGCTGGCGCCGGCCTTCGTCGTGCGGCACGTGACCGATGCCTTCCGCCATGCCTGGAGCGAAGGCGGCCACGGCCGCGACCTCACCGGCTTCGAGGACGGCACCGAGAACCCCGAGGGCGAGAAGGCCGAGGAAGCCGCTTTCGCCCACGGATTGGGGGACGGCCTGGACGGCTCCAGCTACGTGGCCGTGCAGCAGTGGCTGCACGACCTCGACGCCTTCGAGGCGCTGGAAGACCAGCAGCGCGACTTCCACTTCGGCCGGCGGCTGTCCGACAACGAGGAGCTGGAGGACGCGCCGGAGACCGCGCACGTCAAGCGCACGGCGCAGGAAAGCTTCGACCCCGAGGCCTTCGTGCTGCGCCGCTCCATGCCCTGGATGATGAGCATGCAGGCGGGCCTGATGTTCGTCGCCTTCGGCAAGAGCTTCTATGCCTTCGAGGCGCAGATGAAGCGCATGGCCGGCCAGGATGACGGCATCACCGATGCGCTCTTCAAGATCTCGAAGCCGGTGAACGGCTCCTACTTCTGGTGCCCGCCGATGCGCGACGGCCACCTCGACCTGCGCCGCCTGGGCCTCGGCACCGCGTGA
- the recG gene encoding ATP-dependent DNA helicase RecG, protein MAETKALSEPQKALIKLGLTRDIDLALHLPLRYEDETRIIQLRDAREGDTVQVEATVVDSQVQYRPRRQLVVKVDDGSDTCTLRFFSFYPSQQKALAEGARLRIRGEIKGGFLGWSMVHPTYKQAGGELPQALTPVYSSVASLPQPYLRKAVASGLARADLSETLSPDLPPVPGQATRWTLKQALQFLHHPTPDVSLAALEDHSHPAWQRLKAEELLAQQLSQLESRREHELLRAPALPARAGGLHEQLLAALPFQLTAAQRRVGEEIAGSLALAVPMHRLLQGDVGSGKTVVAALAAAIAIDAGWQCALMAPTEILAEQHFRKLIGWLEPLLAPRGQRVAWLTGSQKKKERAEMLELIASGEAALVVGTHAVIQEQVQFQKLALAIIDEQHRFGVEQRLALRGKMSGEGGEPHLLMMSATPIPRTLAMSYYADLDVSTIDELPPGRTPVVTKLISDSRRDDVIDRIRALVAEGRQVYWVCPLIEESETLDLTNATATHEQLSEALPGVLVGLLHSRMPTPEKKAVMSLFNDGHMGVLVSTTVIEVGVDVPNASLMVIEHAERFGLSQLHQLRGRVGRGAAASACVLLYSAGDSGRVSETGRARLKAMAETGDGFEIARRDLEIRGPGEFLGARQSGAPLLRFADLVLDAHLLEWAKEAAPLMLDRHAGLARLHVSRWLGGKSDYLKA, encoded by the coding sequence ATGGCAGAGACGAAGGCGTTGTCGGAACCGCAGAAAGCCCTGATCAAGCTCGGGCTCACGCGCGACATCGACCTCGCGCTGCATCTCCCGCTGCGCTACGAGGACGAGACGCGCATCATCCAGTTGCGCGATGCCCGCGAAGGCGACACGGTGCAGGTCGAAGCCACGGTCGTCGACAGCCAGGTGCAATACCGCCCGCGCCGCCAGCTGGTGGTGAAGGTCGACGACGGCAGCGACACCTGCACGCTGCGCTTCTTCAGCTTCTACCCTTCGCAGCAGAAGGCGCTGGCCGAGGGCGCGCGGCTGCGCATCCGCGGCGAGATCAAGGGCGGCTTCCTGGGCTGGTCCATGGTCCACCCGACGTACAAGCAGGCGGGCGGCGAGCTGCCGCAGGCGCTGACGCCGGTCTATTCCAGCGTGGCGAGCCTGCCCCAGCCTTACCTGCGCAAGGCGGTCGCTTCGGGGCTGGCGCGGGCCGACCTGTCGGAAACGCTGTCGCCAGACCTGCCGCCCGTGCCGGGCCAGGCCACGCGCTGGACCTTGAAGCAGGCCTTGCAGTTCCTGCACCATCCCACGCCCGATGTGTCGCTGGCGGCGCTGGAAGACCACAGCCACCCGGCCTGGCAGCGGCTGAAGGCGGAGGAACTGCTGGCGCAGCAGCTGTCGCAGCTGGAAAGCCGGCGCGAGCACGAGCTGCTGCGCGCGCCCGCCTTGCCCGCGCGTGCCGGCGGGCTGCACGAGCAGCTGCTGGCGGCCCTGCCCTTCCAGCTGACGGCGGCGCAGCGGCGCGTCGGCGAGGAGATCGCCGGCAGCCTGGCGCTGGCCGTCCCGATGCACCGGCTGCTGCAAGGCGACGTGGGTTCGGGCAAGACCGTCGTGGCGGCACTGGCCGCCGCCATCGCCATCGATGCCGGCTGGCAATGCGCCTTGATGGCGCCCACCGAAATCCTGGCGGAGCAGCACTTCCGCAAGCTGATCGGCTGGCTGGAGCCGCTGCTGGCGCCGCGCGGCCAGCGCGTGGCCTGGCTCACCGGCAGCCAGAAGAAGAAGGAACGCGCAGAGATGCTGGAGCTGATCGCTTCCGGCGAAGCGGCGCTGGTGGTCGGCACCCACGCGGTGATCCAGGAGCAGGTGCAGTTCCAGAAACTGGCGCTGGCGATCATCGACGAACAGCACCGCTTCGGCGTGGAACAGCGGCTGGCACTAAGGGGCAAGATGTCCGGGGAAGGCGGCGAACCGCATCTGCTGATGATGTCTGCCACGCCCATCCCCCGCACGCTCGCGATGAGCTACTACGCCGACCTGGACGTCTCCACCATCGACGAACTGCCGCCCGGCCGCACGCCCGTCGTCACCAAGCTGATCTCGGACAGTCGCCGCGATGACGTGATCGACCGCATCCGCGCCCTGGTCGCCGAGGGCCGCCAGGTCTACTGGGTCTGCCCGCTGATCGAGGAAAGCGAGACCCTGGACCTCACCAATGCCACCGCCACCCACGAGCAGCTGAGCGAAGCGTTGCCGGGCGTGCTGGTGGGCCTGCTGCATTCGCGCATGCCGACACCCGAGAAGAAGGCCGTGATGTCGCTGTTCAACGACGGCCACATGGGCGTGCTGGTGTCGACCACCGTCATCGAAGTGGGCGTGGACGTGCCCAATGCCTCGCTGATGGTGATCGAGCATGCCGAGCGCTTCGGCCTGTCGCAGTTGCACCAGCTGCGCGGCCGCGTGGGCCGCGGAGCCGCCGCTTCGGCGTGCGTACTTCTCTATTCAGCCGGCGACAGCGGCAGGGTCAGCGAGACAGGCCGGGCGCGCCTGAAGGCCATGGCCGAAACCGGCGACGGCTTCGAAATCGCCCGCCGCGACCTGGAAATCCGCGGCCCCGGCGAGTTCCTGGGCGCGCGGCAGTCGGGCGCCCCGCTGCTGCGTTTCGCGGACCTGGTGCTGGACGCACACCTGCTGGAATGGGCGAAGGAAGCCGCACCGCTGATGCTGGATCGCCACGCCGGACTGGCCCGGCTGCATGTGTCCCGTTGGCTCGGTGGAAAATCGGATTACCTCAAGGCCTGA
- a CDS encoding LysR substrate-binding domain-containing protein, producing MTLTELKYIVAVAREKHFGRAAEACFVSQPTLSVAIKKLEDELEVKLFERSANEVAVTPLGEEIVRQAQSVLEQAAAIKEIAKRGKDPLAGPLKLGVIYTIGPYLLPDLVRQAIARTPQMPLMLQENFTVRLLEMLRTGEIDCAIMAEPFPDTGLAIAPLYDEPFLAAVPTTHHLAVHKTINAEELKTETMLLLGTGHCFRDHVLEVCPEFARFSSDAEGIRKSFEGSSLETIKHMVAAGMGVTLVPRLSVPKDAFAAKPKRRSDDQAFVKYIPFEGEPPSRRVVLAWRRSFTRYEAIAALRNSIYACELPGVKRLS from the coding sequence ATGACCCTGACCGAACTCAAATACATCGTCGCGGTCGCGCGCGAGAAGCACTTCGGCCGCGCGGCCGAGGCCTGCTTCGTTTCGCAGCCGACGCTGTCGGTGGCTATCAAGAAGCTGGAAGACGAGCTCGAGGTCAAGCTGTTCGAGCGCAGCGCCAACGAGGTCGCCGTCACGCCGCTGGGCGAGGAGATCGTGCGCCAGGCGCAGAGCGTGCTGGAGCAGGCGGCCGCCATCAAGGAGATCGCCAAGCGCGGCAAGGACCCGCTGGCCGGCCCGCTGAAGCTGGGCGTCATCTACACCATCGGCCCCTACCTGCTGCCGGACCTGGTGCGCCAGGCCATCGCCCGCACGCCGCAGATGCCGCTGATGCTGCAGGAGAACTTTACCGTGCGGCTGCTGGAGATGCTGCGCACCGGCGAGATCGACTGCGCCATCATGGCCGAGCCCTTCCCCGACACCGGGCTGGCCATCGCGCCGCTGTACGACGAGCCCTTCCTCGCCGCCGTGCCGACCACGCACCATTTGGCCGTGCACAAGACGATCAACGCCGAGGAGCTGAAGACGGAGACCATGCTGCTGCTCGGCACCGGCCACTGCTTTCGCGACCACGTGCTGGAGGTGTGCCCGGAGTTCGCGCGCTTCTCCAGCGATGCGGAGGGCATCCGCAAGAGCTTCGAGGGCTCCTCGCTGGAAACCATCAAGCACATGGTCGCCGCCGGCATGGGCGTGACCCTGGTGCCGCGCCTGTCGGTGCCCAAGGACGCCTTCGCCGCCAAGCCCAAGCGGCGCAGCGACGACCAGGCCTTCGTCAAGTACATCCCCTTCGAGGGCGAGCCGCCGAGCCGGCGCGTGGTGCTGGCCTGGCGGCGCAGCTTCACCCGCTACGAGGCGATCGCCGCCTTGCGCAACTCCATCTACGCCTGCGAACTGCCCGGCGTGAAGAGACTGTCATGA
- the ubiA gene encoding 4-hydroxybenzoate octaprenyltransferase — protein sequence MARGKIALYLDLIRWNRPAGWLLLLWPSLYALWIAAGGLPGWHLVAVFVLGTILMRSAGCCVNDVADREFDKHVKRTAQRPVTTGAVSVREALVLGAVLALLAFLLVLTTNSVAVYWSFAALAVALAYPYAKRYVSMPQAVLGVAFSFGIPMAFAAVQATVPWTAWILLLGNLCWVLAYDTEYAMVDRDDDLRIGIKTSAITLGSLDVPVIMMCYVAAMAVWLLVLLGRIPMGVIIPTLLVAGGQAVWHYTLIRERTREGCFKAFRLNHWFGAALFAGTVLGYAVR from the coding sequence ATGGCGCGCGGCAAGATCGCGCTGTACCTCGACCTGATCCGCTGGAACCGCCCGGCGGGCTGGCTGCTGCTGCTGTGGCCTTCGCTCTATGCGCTGTGGATCGCGGCCGGCGGCCTCCCGGGCTGGCACCTGGTGGCGGTGTTCGTGCTGGGGACCATCCTGATGCGAAGCGCCGGCTGCTGCGTGAACGACGTGGCCGACCGCGAGTTCGACAAGCACGTCAAGCGCACGGCGCAGCGGCCGGTGACCACCGGCGCGGTGTCGGTGCGCGAGGCGCTCGTGCTCGGCGCCGTGCTGGCGCTGCTGGCTTTCCTGCTGGTGCTGACGACGAACAGCGTCGCCGTCTACTGGTCGTTCGCGGCGCTGGCCGTCGCGCTGGCGTATCCCTATGCCAAGCGCTATGTGTCGATGCCGCAGGCGGTGCTGGGCGTGGCCTTCAGCTTCGGCATCCCGATGGCTTTCGCGGCGGTGCAGGCCACGGTACCCTGGACAGCGTGGATCCTGTTGCTGGGCAACCTGTGCTGGGTCCTGGCCTACGACACCGAGTACGCGATGGTGGACCGCGACGACGACCTGCGCATCGGCATCAAGACCTCTGCGATCACCCTCGGCAGCCTCGACGTGCCGGTGATCATGATGTGCTACGTCGCGGCCATGGCCGTGTGGCTGCTGGTGCTGCTGGGCCGGATCCCGATGGGCGTCATCATCCCCACGCTGCTGGTCGCCGGCGGCCAGGCGGTGTGGCACTACACGCTGATCCGCGAGCGCACGCGCGAAGGCTGCTTCAAGGCCTTCCGCCTGAACCACTGGTTCGGGGCGGCCTTGTTTGCGGGGACGGTGCTGGGTTACGCGGTGCGCTGA
- a CDS encoding FkbM family methyltransferase, translating to MTAPLRPVAYVLANTNHGSMIVNRNDHATSAGGVYGVGAQLFAASAFDPEEVALVRDLLSLRRQHFGPGVMAIDGGANIGVHTLEWARHMHGWGRVLAFEAQEYVFYALAGNLAINNCFNASARWSALGECEGFIDVPKPDYLRPGSYGSLEVRQRSNTEFIGQQVSYDAKDCVSTPMVDIDSLELERLDFVKIDVEGMELEVLRGARETLQRCKPIVMAEIIKSDLRALTAYLQEVGYEVITEGLGLNLLAFHRTDPTRQNLQRVA from the coding sequence ATGACTGCCCCGCTGCGCCCCGTCGCCTACGTCCTCGCCAATACCAACCACGGCAGCATGATCGTCAACCGCAACGATCATGCAACGAGCGCCGGAGGCGTCTACGGCGTGGGCGCGCAGCTGTTCGCCGCCAGCGCGTTCGACCCCGAGGAAGTGGCGCTGGTGCGCGACCTCCTGAGCCTGCGGCGCCAGCATTTCGGGCCCGGCGTGATGGCCATCGACGGCGGCGCCAACATCGGCGTGCACACGCTCGAATGGGCGCGGCACATGCACGGCTGGGGCCGCGTGCTCGCCTTCGAGGCGCAGGAATACGTGTTCTACGCGCTGGCCGGCAACCTCGCCATCAACAACTGCTTCAACGCTTCGGCGCGCTGGTCGGCCCTGGGCGAGTGCGAGGGCTTCATCGACGTGCCCAAGCCGGACTACCTGCGCCCCGGCAGCTACGGCAGCCTGGAAGTGCGCCAGCGCAGCAACACCGAGTTCATCGGCCAGCAGGTCTCGTACGACGCGAAAGACTGCGTGAGCACGCCGATGGTGGACATCGATTCGCTGGAGCTGGAACGGCTCGACTTCGTGAAGATCGACGTCGAGGGCATGGAGCTGGAGGTGCTGCGCGGCGCCCGCGAGACGCTGCAGCGCTGCAAGCCGATCGTGATGGCGGAGATCATCAAGTCCGACCTGCGCGCGCTGACCGCTTACCTGCAGGAAGTCGGCTACGAGGTAATCACCGAGGGCCTCGGCCTGAACCTGCTCGCCTTCCACCGCACCGACCCGACGCGCCAGAACCTGCAGCGCGTCGCGTGA
- the hisC gene encoding histidinol-phosphate transaminase, with the protein MDSNKFWSDGVDAIQPYVPGEQPAIAGLVKLNTNENPFPPSPAALAAIRAATNEDLRLYPDPDSTRLRQAFAQAHGIAPEFVFAGNSSDEVLAHAFLGLLKHERPILFPDITYSFYPVYCRLYGIAFETVPLDAEFGLRVADYARPNGGVVLPNPNAPTGRALARAEIRQLLEANRDSVVLVDEAYVDFGAESAIPLVAEFPNLLVTHTLSKSRSLAGLRVGFAVGQPALLQALERVKGSFNSYPLDRLAIAGGTAALQDQAHFEHTRQQVIATREWLAAQLERLDFDVIPSQANFVFAAHASRAGAELLRQLRERRILVRHFATPRTEHFLRITIGTRAQCEQLVTALEELLAQP; encoded by the coding sequence ATGGACAGCAACAAGTTCTGGAGCGATGGCGTAGACGCGATCCAGCCCTACGTGCCGGGCGAACAGCCGGCGATCGCCGGCCTGGTCAAGCTCAATACCAACGAGAACCCGTTTCCGCCTTCGCCGGCGGCGCTGGCGGCCATTCGCGCAGCGACCAACGAGGACCTGCGGCTCTACCCGGACCCGGACAGCACCCGGCTGCGCCAGGCCTTCGCCCAGGCGCATGGCATTGCGCCCGAGTTCGTGTTCGCGGGCAACAGCTCGGACGAAGTGCTGGCCCATGCCTTCCTCGGCCTGCTGAAGCACGAACGGCCCATCCTGTTCCCGGACATCACCTACAGCTTCTACCCGGTCTACTGCCGGCTGTATGGCATCGCCTTCGAGACCGTGCCGCTGGATGCGGAGTTCGGCCTGCGCGTCGCGGACTATGCGCGGCCCAATGGCGGCGTGGTGCTGCCGAACCCCAATGCGCCGACCGGCCGCGCGCTGGCTCGCGCGGAGATCCGGCAATTGCTGGAAGCCAATCGCGATTCCGTCGTGCTGGTCGACGAGGCCTATGTCGACTTCGGCGCCGAATCGGCGATCCCGCTGGTGGCGGAATTCCCCAACCTGCTGGTGACGCACACGCTGTCCAAGTCGCGCAGCCTGGCCGGCCTGCGCGTGGGCTTCGCCGTGGGCCAGCCCGCGCTGCTGCAGGCGCTGGAGCGCGTCAAGGGCAGCTTCAACTCCTACCCGCTGGACCGGCTCGCGATCGCCGGCGGCACGGCCGCCCTGCAAGACCAGGCGCACTTCGAACACACGCGCCAGCAAGTGATCGCCACCCGCGAATGGCTCGCCGCGCAGCTGGAGCGGCTGGATTTCGACGTGATCCCGTCGCAAGCCAACTTCGTGTTCGCCGCCCACGCCTCACGCGCGGGTGCGGAGCTGCTGCGCCAGCTGCGCGAGCGCCGCATCCTCGTGCGGCACTTCGCCACGCCGCGCACCGAGCACTTCCTGCGCATCACCATCGGCACGCGGGCGCAGTGCGAGCAACTCGTCACCGCGCTCGAAGAGCTCCTCGCGCAGCCTTAG